Proteins encoded within one genomic window of Bacteroidetes bacterium SB0662_bin_6:
- the recA gene encoding recombinase RecA: protein MSSNDSGTNRALDLAVKQIEKQYGKGSVMRMSDAPIARIESISTGSLALDAALGVGGVPRGRVIEIYGPESSGKTTLATHIIAEAQATGGMCAFIDAEHAFDINYAEKLGVKVDSMLVSQPDTGEQALNICDMLVRSGGLDVVVIDSVAALVPQAEIEGEMSDHQVGLQARLMSKALRKLTGTISRTRTSLIFINQIREKIGVMFGNPETTSGGRALKFYASVRMDIRRIGAIKEGTEVVGNRTRVKIVKNKTAPPFRQAEFDIIYGEGISALGELIDLGCACKIMQKSGSWYAYGNESVGQGREATKEWLREHDKEREEIKRRVREELGMVPEDGEEVSSNGVAAS from the coding sequence ATGAGCTCCAACGACTCCGGGACAAATAGGGCCCTCGACCTGGCTGTGAAGCAAATCGAGAAGCAATACGGGAAAGGTTCGGTAATGCGCATGAGCGATGCGCCCATTGCCCGCATCGAATCTATTTCGACGGGATCGCTGGCACTGGATGCTGCGCTCGGCGTGGGCGGCGTGCCCCGCGGGCGCGTCATAGAGATTTACGGGCCGGAGTCATCGGGCAAGACCACGCTGGCTACGCATATCATTGCGGAGGCGCAGGCAACGGGCGGCATGTGCGCGTTCATCGACGCCGAGCATGCGTTCGACATCAATTACGCGGAGAAGCTCGGCGTAAAAGTCGACAGTATGCTGGTTTCGCAACCGGATACCGGGGAGCAGGCGCTCAACATCTGCGATATGCTCGTGCGCAGCGGGGGGTTGGACGTCGTGGTGATCGACTCGGTAGCGGCGCTTGTTCCCCAGGCTGAGATTGAAGGGGAGATGAGCGACCACCAGGTGGGGCTTCAGGCGCGGCTGATGAGCAAAGCGCTGCGAAAATTGACCGGTACGATAAGCCGCACCCGAACCTCACTCATTTTCATCAATCAGATCCGCGAGAAAATCGGGGTCATGTTCGGCAATCCCGAAACGACTTCCGGCGGGCGCGCGCTCAAGTTCTACGCATCCGTGCGGATGGATATTCGTCGCATCGGGGCTATCAAGGAAGGTACGGAGGTTGTCGGCAACCGGACGCGTGTGAAAATCGTGAAGAATAAAACGGCGCCGCCTTTCCGGCAAGCAGAATTCGATATTATCTATGGAGAGGGCATTTCCGCGCTCGGCGAGTTGATCGATCTGGGTTGCGCATGCAAAATCATGCAGAAATCCGGTTCCTGGTATGCATACGGCAACGAATCCGTAGGGCAGGGACGGGAAGCCACCAAGGAGTGGCTGCGAGAGCACGACAAGGAACGCGAGGAGATCAAGAGGCGGGTCCGCGAGGAATTGGGGATGGTTCCGGAAGACGGCGAGGAGGTATCCTCGAATGGCGTGGCGGCCTCATAG
- a CDS encoding competence/damage-inducible protein A codes for MQAIVLTIGDELLIGQVRDTNASWLGEQLTRAGVVVRRMATVGDDEQALQSELRQSLAESDLVVTTGGLGPTGDDRTREAVAGLFGVDLAFQSEILEDIRERFKLRGRTMPESNRSQAMVPAGFEALSNQVGTAPGLWCEIRQGEAAGSMLAVLPGVPHEMKHLFTEEVLPRMRRRGGLHTIVHRTLRTAGVGESGLQETVGDLSGLLSDTLRLAWLPGPGGVRLRMTAFGGSREKAERRIASLEAHLRDRIGEHIYGADDETLEEVVGHMLRDRSLTVAVAESCTGGYVAHVLTNIPGSSEYVAGGVVAYSNRAKMDVLGVSLDALRQHGAVSEEVAAQMAEGVRRRLGADIGLSTTGIAGPDGGTPEKPVGTVWIGYADAGGVEAHRLQLVRDRMLNKQLTATFLLEKVRKNLLAGRP; via the coding sequence ATGCAGGCCATCGTGCTGACCATTGGCGACGAACTGCTTATCGGGCAGGTGCGCGATACGAACGCTTCCTGGCTTGGCGAGCAGTTGACGCGGGCAGGCGTGGTCGTGCGCCGCATGGCCACCGTCGGGGACGACGAACAAGCCCTGCAATCCGAACTCCGGCAGAGTCTGGCCGAAAGCGACCTGGTGGTTACGACCGGGGGCCTTGGGCCTACCGGCGACGACAGGACACGCGAGGCGGTAGCAGGCTTGTTCGGGGTTGACCTGGCGTTCCAGAGCGAAATTCTGGAAGATATCCGGGAGCGATTCAAACTGAGGGGACGCACCATGCCGGAAAGCAACCGCTCTCAGGCCATGGTTCCTGCAGGTTTCGAAGCGTTGTCCAACCAGGTGGGGACTGCGCCGGGGTTGTGGTGCGAAATCCGGCAGGGGGAGGCGGCAGGAAGCATGCTCGCTGTCCTGCCCGGCGTACCGCACGAGATGAAGCATCTTTTTACCGAGGAAGTCCTGCCGAGGATGCGGCGCCGGGGAGGATTGCATACTATCGTACACCGAACCCTCCGTACGGCAGGCGTCGGAGAATCCGGTCTTCAGGAAACGGTGGGCGATTTGTCCGGCCTGCTTTCGGATACGCTCCGGCTTGCCTGGTTGCCCGGGCCCGGGGGCGTGCGATTGCGCATGACGGCATTCGGCGGCAGCCGGGAAAAGGCCGAACGTCGGATAGCCTCCCTGGAAGCGCACCTGCGGGACCGGATCGGCGAACATATATACGGGGCGGACGACGAGACGCTCGAAGAAGTCGTGGGGCATATGCTCCGGGATCGTTCGCTGACTGTGGCGGTGGCGGAAAGCTGCACGGGGGGATACGTGGCGCATGTGCTTACGAATATTCCCGGATCGTCTGAATACGTGGCGGGTGGGGTGGTGGCCTATTCGAACCGGGCAAAGATGGATGTGCTCGGCGTATCGCTGGATGCGCTCCGGCAACATGGCGCCGTGAGTGAAGAGGTTGCGGCGCAAATGGCCGAAGGGGTGAGGCGGCGCCTCGGCGCGGATATCGGGCTTTCGACGACAGGCATCGCCGGACCTGACGGGGGCACGCCGGAAAAACCGGTGGGCACGGTGTGGATCGGATATGCCGACGCGGGCGGGGTCGAGGCGCACCGGTTGCAGCTTGTGCGGGACCGCATGCTCAACAAGCAACTGACCGCGACTTTTTTACTGGAAAAAGTGCGAAAAAATCTGCTTGCAGGGCGCCCATAA